GGGCGCGCTCAGCACGACCTCGAAGTCGCACCAGGTGCCCGAGTCGTCGAAGTAGGTGCCGTTCGAGCCCGAGGGGCCGAACGCGACCGCGGTGCCGGCGACGAGCGGGGAGGCCGACGCGTACGTCGCCGGGTTGGCGTCGGTGTCGCCACTCGTGCGGGACCAGCCGGCCGGGGCGGACTCGGGCAGGCCCGGGTCGAACCCGTAGGGCTGCGAGCCCAGCTGCCCCGCGGTCGAGGTGACGCTCATGACGAGAGGTCCGGCGGCGGACTTGCTGGGCGTGACGGTGAAGCCGTTGAAGAGCACCGTCGCCCACCCGATCTGCCCGTACTCGTTGTCGCCCAAGCCGTAGCGGCTCGCGCCGCGGTTGATCGTCAACGTGCCGTTCGCCGTGCTGGCGGCGAACGCCGGTGCGGCCGAGACCACCGCGACGGCGGGCGCGGTCCAGGCGGCGGTCGCGAGCACGCGACGACGGGTGGTGCGGACGGACATGGATCCCCCTCGAGAACGTCGACGAGACGTTCGCCGAGATCGCCACCCTAGTGATCCCGAGCGCCCCGTCGCACGCGAACGGACAAACCCGCCCCGACGCATAGTCACCGCCGATCGATCCCCATCCCCCATTGCTCTTGGACCCCGCACCGTCCCCGCACCTAGCGTCGAACCGCCGGCGCGGCACGTGCCGCGCCGCCCGACGTACCGACGCGAGGAGCCCCCCGGTGAGCACCCCCGAGTTCGACCCCACCATCCCCGAGACCGCCGCCCGCGAGGTCGAGTTCATCAGCCTCTCGCACCTCAACCCGTCGACCGAGCTCGAGCCCGTCCCGTCCCGGGGCATCGACCTGCCCTACTTCCGCCGCTACGTGCAGGCGCTGGAGGACGGCGGCTACGACTACACGCTGCTGCCCTACGGCTCGGGCACCGCCGACTCGTTCGTCGTCGCCTCGGCCGTCGGTCAGCTGACGGAGCGGATCAAGCCGATCGTCGCGCTGCGTCCCAACACGACGTTCCCGCTCGTCGCCGCCCAGAAGCTGGCGACGCTCGACCAGCTCACCGAGGGCCGCGCCGTCGTGCACCTCATCTCCGGTGGCAGCGACGCGGAGCAGGCCCGGCAGGGCGACTACCTGCCGAAGGAGCGCCGCTACGCCCGCACGAGCGAGTACATCGACCTGCTGCGCCGCGCGTGGACCGAGCCGGCGCCGTTCGACCACCACGGCGAGTTCTACGACTTCGACGGCTTCGGGCCCGGCTTCGCGCCGTACGACTCCCCGATCCCCATCTCGATCGGCGGCCAGTCCGACGAGGCGTTCGCCGTGGGCGGCGAGAAGGCGGACGTGTTCAGCTTCTGGGGCGAGCCCCTCGACGACCTCCGCGGCGAGATCGAGCGCGTCCACGCCATCGCGCGAGCCGCCGGGCGCACCACGCTGCCGCGGATCTGGGTGACGTTCCGTCCCATCGTGGCGGCCACCGACGCGCTGGCGTGGGAGAAGGCGCACGACTACGTGACGCGGATCGCCGCGACGTTCGAGCGCGGGGTCTTCGGCAAGCAGCTGCACCAGAAGGGCGACCCGCAGAACGTCGGCTCGCAGCGGGCGCTGACGTTCGCGAACGCCTCCGAGCTCTACGACCGGGCGCTGTGGACGAAGACGGCGGCCGCCACCAACGCCGCCGGCGCCTCGACCGCGCTGGTCGGCTCGCCGGAGACGGTCGCCGCGGCGATCCTCGACTACGTCGACCGCGGCGCGGACCTCGTCAGCATCCGCGGCTACGACACGCTCAACGACGCCGTCGACTACGGCAAGCACGTGATCCCCCTGGTGCGCCAGGAGCTCGCGCACCGCAAGGCCACCGGCCGCCGCGGCACCTTGCAGGCCGAGCACCTCGGCGGCTACACCGACGAGTACCGCCGGCTCGCGACGGCGGGTCGCGCGTGACCACGACGACGGCGCCCGTCCGCGCCCTGCCCGTCCCGGACCTCTCCCCCGCGGCCCTCGCGGCGGTGACGGCCGAGGTCGCGACGTACGCCGCGGAGCACGACCGCAGCGGCGCCGTGCCGCTCCCCGGGCTCGAGGTCGTGCACCGCGCCGGGCTGCTGACGGCCACCGTCGGCACCGCCCACGGCGGACCCGGCCTCGGGCCGCGTGACGCCGCGCGGATCCTCACGGCCGTCGGGCAGGGCGACGCCTCGGTGGCGCTCATCGTCGCCAACACCCTCAACGCGCACGCCGCCCAGTCGGAGCGCCCGCACTGGCCCGCGGAGGCGTACGACGACCTGCTGTGCCGCTCGCTCGCGGGGCCGGCCCCGGTCAACGCGATCCGGGCCGAGCCGGAGCTCGGTGCCCCCGCGCGCGGCGGGCTGCCGGCGACGACGGCGCGACGTACCGACGACGGGTGGGAGCTGTCGGGCCACAAGGCCTACGCGACCGGTGGGACGGCCCTGGCCTACCACGTCGTGTGGGCAGTGGCCGACGAGCCGGACGGGGACCCGGAGCGGCCCCGCGTGGGGCACGTGCTGGTGCCGGCGGACGCCCCGGGCATCACGTGGATCGAGACGTGGGACCACCTCGGCCTGCGGGCGTCGAACACGCACGACGTCGTCTACGACCGGGTCCGCGTGCCGGCCGCGTCGTTCGTCGAGATCCCGCGCGGCGCCGACGGGGTCTACCGCGATCCGGCCGCCGCGTCGGGTCCGGGCAGCCTGGGTCACGCGGCGCTCTACGTGGGGGTGGCGCGTGCCGCCCGGGCGGCGTTCGTGGACTTCGCCCGCACTCGCGTGCCGGCGGCCCTCGGTCGACCCATCGCGACGACCGAGCGGATCCAGGCGGTCGCCGGGGAGGTCGACGTGCTCGTCGTGCAGGCGGAGACGCTGCTGCACGGCGCGCTGCTCCGGCTCGAGGCCGGCGACACGACGATCGTGCCCGAGCTCTCGGGCATCAAGGTCGCGATCGCACGGTCCGTGGTGGCGGCGGTGCAGACGGCCGTCGCGGCCCTCGGCAACCCGGCGTTGTCGCGGCACGGCTCGCTCGAGCGGCACCTGCGCGACGTGCTCTGCGTGCGCGTCCACCCGCCCCAGGAGGACAGCGCCCTCCTCGCCGCCGGCCGCCGGGTGCTGGGGGTCTGACCCGCGTCGAGCTGGGTTGTTCGGTGCGGCAGGAACGTCGAGTTGGGACGAACGCCGCCGAACAACCCAGCTCGACGCCCATGCCGTGCCGAACAACCCAAGTCGGCGCTCAGCGCCCCACCAACAGCGGCGGCTCGAAGGCACGGACGGGGGGCACGGGGCCGTCGTACCGCTCCACCTCCACCAGCACGTGCGCCCCGCTCGTCGCCTGCGTCAGCGTCGAGGTCGGCACGTCGCGGGTCAGCACGTTGACGTTGCCGTGGACGCAGTCGGCGACCTCCGGGGCGCTCGGGTCGAACCACGCGCCCGTGTGCATCTGCGCGACCCCGCGCATCAGCGCGTCGCTGAGCACCGCGCCCGCCAGCAGCGACCCCTGCGCGCTCCGCACCCGCACGACGTCGCCCGCCGCGATCCCCCGGGCCGCCGCGTCGGCCGGGTGCAGCCGCACCGGCTCCCGTCCGGCGACCTTCGTCGACGCGCTCGCCGCGCCCATGTCGTGCTGGCTGTGCAGGCGGTGGGTGGGCTGGTTGCACAGCAGGTGCAGGGGGTACGTCGCGGCGTCGGGCGCGCCCCACCACGCGGTCGGCGGTCGCCACCGCGCGTGCCGGTCCACGTCGGGGAGCCCGAAGCCGCCGATGGTCGCCGAGACCAGCTCGATCCGTCCGCTGGGGGTGCCCAGGGGCGCCCCCGCCGGGTCGGCCCGGAACGCCGCGAACGCCGCGTCCTCCGGCGGGTAGGGCGTGACCGGCAGGTCGAGGCCGCCGTCCGCCCAGAACCGCGCGAACTCCGGCGCCGGCGGCGCGCCGGGCGCCGCCCGCCACTCCTCGTAGATGCGCTCCAACCAGCCGCGGGCGTCGAGCCCCTCGTCGTGGTCCGCGCCGAGGCGCTCCGCCAGCCGGCCGAGGATCCAGAGCTCCTCCCGCGCGTCGCCGTACGGCGCGGTCGCCGCCCGCGAGACCCGCAGCCGCGTGTCGCCGGCGCCGGCGGCGATGTCGTCCCGCTCGAGCGTGCCGGCGACGGGCAGCACGACGTCGGCGTGCCGGGCCGTCGCGGTCCAGTGGGTCTCGTCGACGACGAGCGTGTCGACGCCCCGGAACGCGGCTCGCAGCCGGCGCAGGTCCTGGTGGTGGTGGAACGGGTTGCCGCCCGCCCAGTGCACGAGCCGCACGTCGGGCAGGCGGAGCACGCCCCCGTCGAACGGCAGCGCGCCGCCCGGCGAGGTCAGCAGGTCGACGATCCGCGCGCACGGGATGAGGTCGGGGACGGGGTTGCGGCCCTGGTCCAGCACGGGCAGCCGTCCGTCGTCGAGGCCGACGCCGTAGTCCCCCATCGAGCCGAACCCGTGCGCGAAGCCCCCGCCGGGCAGCCCCACCTGGCCGAGGAACGCGGCAAGGGTGAGCGCGGCCCAGACCGCCTGCTCCCCGGCCTCGCCGCGCTGCACCGCGTAGACCACGTTGACGAGCGTGCGGCCGGCCGCCATGCGACGGGCCAGGTCCCGGAGCGCACCGGCGGGCGCCCGCGAGATCGCCTCCGCCCACTCGGGCGTCTTCGGTACGCCGTCGCTCTCGCCCCGCACGTACGCCACGACCTCGTCGGCACCGACGCAGTGCGTGGCGAGGAACTCCTCGTCGGCAAGACCCTCCGTCACGAGCACGTGGAGCAGCGCCAGCGCCACGGTGACGTCGGTGCCGGGCATGACGCCGACCCACTCCGCGCCGAGCTCGTCCCAGGCGTCGTCGCGCTGGGCCGAGAGGGCGACGAACCGCGTGGTCGCGGCGGCCGTCCGCGCCAGGTCGGACCCGCGGTGCCGGGCGTGGCCGCCGGGCACGACCCAGGTGTTGGACCGGCGCAGCCCGCCGAAGGTGACGACGAGGTCCGTGTGGTCGGCGACGTGCTGCCAGGAGACCGGGCGGCGCCGCAGCGCCAGCGTCCCGTCCGCGCCCACGAGGTGCGGCAGCAGCACGAGGCTGGCGCCGCGGCTGTAGTCACCGACCGACCGGGTGTAGCCGCCCGTGCGGTTGAGGAAGCGGTGGAGCTGGCTCTGGGCGTGGTGGAGCCGGCCGGCGCTGCCCCAGCCGTAGGACCCGCCGAAGACCGCGGCATCGCCGTGGGCCGAGCGGACCCGGCGGTACTCGGCGGCCAGCAGGTCGAGCGCCGTGTCCCAGTCGACCTCGACGTAGGGCTCGTCCGGGTCACCGCGCCGGTCGTCGGCGCCGGGCCCGTCCTCGAGCCACCCCTGCCGCACGCTCGGCCGCGCGACCCGGCTGGGGTGCCGGTGCGCGCCCGCGGCGTTGCCGATCGCGGGGGCGGCGTCGGGGTCGTCCGCGTGCGGCCGCGCCGTCACCGACGTGCCGTCCTCGGCGACGTCCACGAGGTAGGTGCCCCAGTGTGCGCTGGTCTCGACGGTGCGTCCGGTGTCCACGGTCCCGACCCTAGGCACGGCCCGCGCCGGCGTCCCTACACCGGACCATCACCGTCTGCGATCGGATCTCATCCCTCGTTGCTGTTGGAGGTCCGGCGCCGCCCGGCCCTACGCTCAAACCCTAGTAACCCGATCGACAAAACCGCTCTACGCGACCACGTCCCGACCCGAAGGACCACCATGACCATCCCCCGCTCGCCCCGTCGGCCCCGCGCCGGTCGGGCCGCCACCGCCACCGCCGGACTCCTCGCCACCCTCATGGTGGCCGCCGGCTGCACGGCCGGTGGCGCGCAGAGCCAGGCGGGCGGCGAGCCGCAGGAGGGGGGCGACCTGGTCTTCCTCATCGACTCGCTCGGCCCGACGTGGATCCCCAACAACTCGTCCATCTCCAGCTTCCAGGGCCACATCTGGGGCCACCTCGCGGACAAGCTCGTGTACGTCGACGAGAACGGCACCGTCAGCCCCTGGGTCGCCGAGAGCTGGGACCAGAACGAGGACGCCACGCAGTTCACCCTGAAGCTCAAGGACGGCGTGACCTTCTCGGACGGCAGCCCCGTCGACGCGGCGGCGGTCGTCGCGAACCTCGATATCTGGGCCCGGGGGGACGTGGAGCGCGGCATCAACCCGATCGGTCTCTTCCCGAAGACCTACGTCGGCGCCGAGGCCCTCGACGACCTGACGGTCCAGGTGGACTTCGACGCGCCCACGCTGGGCTTCATCCCCACGCTGGGCTACCACGGCTCGATCCTCATCTCCCCCGAGACGCTGGCGGCCCCGGCCGAGGAGCAGGCCGACCTCGCGAACGACATCGGCAGCGGCCCGTTCGTCGTGGAGTCCTGGACGGAGGGCGACGAGGTCGTCCTCAAGAAGCGCGAGGACTACGACTGGGCGCCGGAGGCGCTGGACCACGACGGTCCGGCCTACCTCGACACCCTCACCTACAAGGTCGTCGCCGAGCCCTCGGTGCGCACGGCGGCCGTGCAGTCCGGCCAGGCACAGGTCGCCTACAACCCCTCGCCGCAGGAGCTGGAGTTCTACGGCGAGCAGGGCTTCACCGTCGCCGCCCCGCGCTACCTGGGCTTCGTCAACGGCTACGCGATCAACACCCAGGTGGCCCCGTTCGACGACGTACGCGTGCGCCAGGCGCTGCAGGTCGGCATCGACCGCGACGAGATCCTGTCCACGGTCTACACCGACGACTGGCTGCCGGCCGAGTCCTTCATCCAATCCAACGTGCCCGGCGCGACCGACCACAGCGACGCGCTCGTGCACGACGCCGACGCGGCCGCCGCGCTGCTGGACGAGGCCGGCTGGGTCGAGGGCTCCGACGGCGTGCGCACGAAGGACGGCCAGCGGCTCTCCTTCACGCTCCACCCCAACCCCTACCTGGCCACCTCCCAGGCCGTCGACGAGCTCGTCGCCCAGCAGCTCGCCGAGCTCGGCTTCGACGTCGACATCCAGGCGTACGACGTCATCACCTTCGGCGAGCGGGTCTCCTTCGCGAACCCGAGCATCCCGACCTACGAGGTCACCCGCAGCTTCATCGACGCGGGCACCGTGGCCGGCGTGCTCACCGACGCGGACAACGGCGAGAACTGGTTCAACCTCGGGCAGAGCGACCCCACCCTGACCGACCTGGCCCAGGGTGTCGCGACCGCGACGACGACCGAGGAGCGCGACCCGGTGCTCGACGAGCTGCAGGGCTACGTGCTCGACCAGGCCTACTTCGTGCCGCTGACGCAGATCGCGCAGCGTCTCTACCTGCAGTCGCCCGACGTGCAGGGCGTCACCTACAACGGCGTCGCCTACGCGAACTACTACACCGCCTGGCTGGCGGAGTGACGCGGCCCCGATGACCTCCACCACGAACCGGTCCGCAGCCCGCAGGGCCTACGGACGCTACGCCGCACGGCGCCTCGCGCAGGCCGTCGCCGTCGTCCTCCTGGCCTACGTCTTCACGTTCCTCGTGATCAGCGTGCTGCCGGGCGACCCCGTCAGCAACGTCCTGCGCGACCCGCAGAACAACTTCTCCGAGCAGGAGATCGCGCGGATCGTCGCCTACTACGGCCTCGACCAGCCGATCTGGGTGCAGCTGTTCGAGGCGCTGTCCCGGTTCGTGGTGGGGGACCTCGGGGTCTCCCTCCGCTCCAACCTCCCCGTCTCCGGGCTGCTCGCCGACGTGCTGCCCTCGACCCTGCGCCTCGCCGGCGCCGCCCTGGTGGTCGCGCTCCTGCTCGCCTTCGCGATCGCCTTCGGGGTGCGCAACCTGCCGGCCCCGCTGGCCCGTCCGCTGCGCGCCTTCCCCTCGCTCTTCCTCTCGGTCCCGAACTTCCTCATCGGGCTCCTGCTCATCCAGTGGTTCTCGTTCCAGCTCGGCCTGTTCCTGGTGATCGACGCCGAGAGCCCGTGGGCCACGTTCTTCGCGGCCGTCGCGCTCGGCATCCCGGTCTCGGCGCAGATCGCCGAGGTGCTCATCGCCAACCTCGACCACGAGGCACGCCAGGAGTACGCCGCGGTGGCGCGCTCCCGCGGCCTCGGCCGGGCCCGGCTGTTCACGGCCCACCTGCTGAAGCCGTCCTCGCTGCCGGTGGTGACGGTCGTGGCCCTCACGGTGGGCGAGCTCCTCGGCGGCTCGCTCATCACCGAGACGATCTTCGGGCGCAACGGCGTCGGCAACCTCGTGCAGCGCTCGGTCGCCACGCAGGACCTGCCGGTGCTGCAGGCGGTCGTCGCCCTCGCCGCCGTCGTGTTCGTCGTCGTGAACCTCGTGGCCGACCTGGTCTACCCCCTGCTGGACCCGCGCGTGCGGCTCGACGCCTCCCCCGCGCCCACGAAGGAGGTCTCCGCATGACCCTCACCTCGATCTCCACGGGCGGGGAGGCCGCACCGCCGCCCGCGCCCGCCGCCGAGGCCGGCGGTGGACCGCAGCGGCGCGGCACCCGGCTCGGGCCGTCCCGGGCCCGCGGGGTCCTCGCCCGGCTGCGACCGAGCGTGGTGCTCTCCTTCGCGGTGGTCGCCGTCGTGCTCGCCTGGTCGGTCGCGCCGACCCTCTTCACGTCCTACGACCCGGCCGTCGGGGTCACGGCCGACTTCTTCCAGCCGCCGAGCGCGGCGCACTGGTTCGGCACCGACCACCTCGGGCGGGACGTCTACGCCCGGGTCGTGCACGGCACGGCCTCGTCCGTGACGAGCGCACTGGTGGCCGTCGCGATCGGCCTGCTCGTCGGTGGCTTCGTCGGCCTCCTCGCAGGCTTCCTCGGCGGGCTCGTCGACGTGGTGCTCGCCCGCTTCGTCGACGTGCTGCTCGCGATCCCGAGCTTCCTGCTCGCGGTCGTCGTGGTCAGCGCCCTCGGCTTCGAGACGATCAACGCCGCCATCGCCACGGGCGTCTCGGCGGTGGCGGTCTTCGCCCGGGTGATGCGCGCGGAGGTGCTGCGCACGCGCAGCTCCGTCTTCGTGGAGGCGGCCTCCGTGCTCGGCGCGAACCGGTGGCAGGTGCTCACCCGCCACGTCCTGCCCAACGCGTCCCGCTCGGTGCTGCAGCTCGCGGTGCTCCAGTTCGGCCTGTCGATCCTCGTCATCGCCGGCCTGGCGTTCCTGGGCTACGGCGACCCCCCGCCCGCCTCCGACTGGGGCCTGCTGATCTCGGTCGGCAAGGACTACCCGCTCGCCCCCTGGCTCGTCTACGCCCCGGCGATCGTCACCGTCGCCACCGTCCTCTCCGTGAACAGGATCAGCCGATGGCTCCGCACGACCGACTGACGACCCTGCTCGACGAGCCCGCCACGGCGACGCCCCCGGACGTCCCCCCGGTGCTCGCCGTGGAGGGGCTGACGATCTCGTACGGCGGCACGCAGGTCGTGCACGGCGTCGACCTGGCGATCGGCCGCGGGCAGAGCCTCGCGCTCATCGGCGAGTCAGGCTCCGGCAAGTCGACCATCGCCCGGGCCCTGCTGCGCCTGCTGCCCGAGGGCGGGCGGGCCCGCGGACGCGCCGTCTTCGAGGGCGTCGACGTGCTCGCGCTCCCGGAGCGTCGCTTCCGGCCGCTACGCGGACGCTCGATCGGCTTCGTGCCCCAGGACCCCGGCGCCTCCCTCAACCCGGTGCGCACCATCGGCGCGCAGGGGCTCGAGGCCGCCGCGCTGCTCGACCTCGACTCGAGGGCGGAGCGCCGCGAGGCCGTGCTCGAGACCCTCGCCCAGGTCGGTCTCGACGACCCGCGGCGGGTGGCCGCGTCGTACCCGCACGAGCTGTCCGGCGGCATGCTGCAGCGGGTGCTGATCGGGCTCGCCGTGCTCCCCCGCCCGGCGCTGCTCGTCGCCGACGAGCCGACCTCGGCGCTGGACGTGACGATCCAGAAGCGCATCCTCGACCTGCTCTCCGACCTGCAGGCCGACCTCGGCAACAGCCTCCTGCTCATCACCCACGACCTCGCGATCGCGGCCGAGCGGGCCGACGCCCTCGTCGTGCTCAAGGACGGCACGGTGCACGAGTCCGGGGCCACCACCGAGGTCTTCGCGGCACCCTCCTCGGCGTACGCGCGGCGGCTGCACGCGGACGTCCCGTCGCTGAACCCCGATCGGTACGCCGACCTCCGCGCCGTCGGCGAGCGCCGCCGTCGCGACGCGGACGCGACCCCTGCCCGGATCGAGGTCGCGGGCCTGACGAAGACCTTCGGCCGCGGGGACGACGCGCTGGTCGCCGTGGACGACGTGTCGTTCTCGGTGCCGGCCGGCACGACGCACGCGCTCGTGGGCGAGTCGGGATCGGGCAAGACCACGACGATCCGGCTGCTGGTCGGGCTCGAGACCCCCGACCGCGGCTCCGTGGAGGTCGCGGGCGCGCCCGTGCACCAGCACAGCCGCGCGGAGCTGCGCGAGGCACGGCGCCACCTGCAGCTCGTCTACCAGAACCCGTTCACCTCGCTCGACCCGCTGTGGAAGGTGGAGCGGCTCGTGCGCGAGCCCCTCGACCGGTACGGCGTCGGCACCCGCGCCGAGCGGAGGGACCGGGTGCGCGAGGCCGTCGCGTCCGTGGGCCTGTCCGACGAGCTGCTGACCCGGCGCCCCGCGGCGCTCTCGGGCGGGCAGCGGCAGCGCGTGGCCATCGCCCGCGCGCTCGTGCTGCACCCCGACGTGCTGGTGCTCGACGAGCCGACGTCGGCGCTCGACGTGAGCGTGCAAGCCGACATCGTGCAGCTGCTGCTCCGGCTGCAGGCGGAACGGGGACTGACCTACCTGTTCGTCTCCCACGACCTCGCGCTGGTGCGGCAGCTCGCCCACACCGTGTCCGTCATGCGGCACGGGAAGGTGGTCGAGTCCGGGCCGGTCGCCGAGGTCTTCGCGGCACCGGAGCACGACTACACCCGCACCCTGCTCGCCTCCGTGCCCCGGGGAGCGGAGCGGTGACGGCGGCTGCTCCCGACACCCTTGCCGGCCCCGCGCGGGTGCCCGCGGCGCGGGCCACGCAGCGACTGGGCTTCAACACCCGGGTGTCGTTCTCCGACGAGGCCGGTCCGGCCGCGGGGCTCGCGGACGGGGTGCGCCTGTTCGCCGCCGCGGAGGAGCTCGGCTACCAGGCGGGCTGGGCCTACCAGCGCCACTTCGACCACTACCTGTCGTCGCCGCTGCCGTTCTTCGCGGCCGTGGGGCAGCGCACCGAGCGCATCACGCTGGGCTCGGCGGTGCTGCCGATGCGCTACCAGGACCCGGTGCTGCTCGCCGAGGCCGCCGGCACGACCGACCTGCTCGTCGGCGGGCGCCTCGAGCTGGCCCTGTCCGCCGGCGCGACCGCGAGCTGGGACGGGGTGTTCGGCGCGGTCGAGGTCGACGCGCGTACCGAGGCGCGGCGACGGCTGCGCCGGTTCCTCGACGCCGTGGCGGGCGAGGTGCTGCACGTCGTCGACGGCGAGGGCCAGGGCGCGCCCGTCGGGACCCCGATCCGCGTGACCCCGCACAGCCCCGGCCTCCGCGGACACCTGCGCCAAGGCGTCACGAGCGCGGGCTCGGCCGAGCACGCCGCGCGGCTGGGCCTGGGGCTCATCACCGGCACCGTGCTGACCGACGTGCCCGCCG
This Nocardioides alkalitolerans DNA region includes the following protein-coding sequences:
- a CDS encoding ABC transporter substrate-binding protein, whose protein sequence is MTIPRSPRRPRAGRAATATAGLLATLMVAAGCTAGGAQSQAGGEPQEGGDLVFLIDSLGPTWIPNNSSISSFQGHIWGHLADKLVYVDENGTVSPWVAESWDQNEDATQFTLKLKDGVTFSDGSPVDAAAVVANLDIWARGDVERGINPIGLFPKTYVGAEALDDLTVQVDFDAPTLGFIPTLGYHGSILISPETLAAPAEEQADLANDIGSGPFVVESWTEGDEVVLKKREDYDWAPEALDHDGPAYLDTLTYKVVAEPSVRTAAVQSGQAQVAYNPSPQELEFYGEQGFTVAAPRYLGFVNGYAINTQVAPFDDVRVRQALQVGIDRDEILSTVYTDDWLPAESFIQSNVPGATDHSDALVHDADAAAALLDEAGWVEGSDGVRTKDGQRLSFTLHPNPYLATSQAVDELVAQQLAELGFDVDIQAYDVITFGERVSFANPSIPTYEVTRSFIDAGTVAGVLTDADNGENWFNLGQSDPTLTDLAQGVATATTTEERDPVLDELQGYVLDQAYFVPLTQIAQRLYLQSPDVQGVTYNGVAYANYYTAWLAE
- a CDS encoding LLM class flavin-dependent oxidoreductase; the encoded protein is MSTPEFDPTIPETAAREVEFISLSHLNPSTELEPVPSRGIDLPYFRRYVQALEDGGYDYTLLPYGSGTADSFVVASAVGQLTERIKPIVALRPNTTFPLVAAQKLATLDQLTEGRAVVHLISGGSDAEQARQGDYLPKERRYARTSEYIDLLRRAWTEPAPFDHHGEFYDFDGFGPGFAPYDSPIPISIGGQSDEAFAVGGEKADVFSFWGEPLDDLRGEIERVHAIARAAGRTTLPRIWVTFRPIVAATDALAWEKAHDYVTRIAATFERGVFGKQLHQKGDPQNVGSQRALTFANASELYDRALWTKTAAATNAAGASTALVGSPETVAAAILDYVDRGADLVSIRGYDTLNDAVDYGKHVIPLVRQELAHRKATGRRGTLQAEHLGGYTDEYRRLATAGRA
- a CDS encoding molybdopterin-dependent oxidoreductase, translated to MDTGRTVETSAHWGTYLVDVAEDGTSVTARPHADDPDAAPAIGNAAGAHRHPSRVARPSVRQGWLEDGPGADDRRGDPDEPYVEVDWDTALDLLAAEYRRVRSAHGDAAVFGGSYGWGSAGRLHHAQSQLHRFLNRTGGYTRSVGDYSRGASLVLLPHLVGADGTLALRRRPVSWQHVADHTDLVVTFGGLRRSNTWVVPGGHARHRGSDLARTAAATTRFVALSAQRDDAWDELGAEWVGVMPGTDVTVALALLHVLVTEGLADEEFLATHCVGADEVVAYVRGESDGVPKTPEWAEAISRAPAGALRDLARRMAAGRTLVNVVYAVQRGEAGEQAVWAALTLAAFLGQVGLPGGGFAHGFGSMGDYGVGLDDGRLPVLDQGRNPVPDLIPCARIVDLLTSPGGALPFDGGVLRLPDVRLVHWAGGNPFHHHQDLRRLRAAFRGVDTLVVDETHWTATARHADVVLPVAGTLERDDIAAGAGDTRLRVSRAATAPYGDAREELWILGRLAERLGADHDEGLDARGWLERIYEEWRAAPGAPPAPEFARFWADGGLDLPVTPYPPEDAAFAAFRADPAGAPLGTPSGRIELVSATIGGFGLPDVDRHARWRPPTAWWGAPDAATYPLHLLCNQPTHRLHSQHDMGAASASTKVAGREPVRLHPADAAARGIAAGDVVRVRSAQGSLLAGAVLSDALMRGVAQMHTGAWFDPSAPEVADCVHGNVNVLTRDVPTSTLTQATSGAHVLVEVERYDGPVPPVRAFEPPLLVGR
- a CDS encoding ABC transporter permease — encoded protein: MTSTTNRSAARRAYGRYAARRLAQAVAVVLLAYVFTFLVISVLPGDPVSNVLRDPQNNFSEQEIARIVAYYGLDQPIWVQLFEALSRFVVGDLGVSLRSNLPVSGLLADVLPSTLRLAGAALVVALLLAFAIAFGVRNLPAPLARPLRAFPSLFLSVPNFLIGLLLIQWFSFQLGLFLVIDAESPWATFFAAVALGIPVSAQIAEVLIANLDHEARQEYAAVARSRGLGRARLFTAHLLKPSSLPVVTVVALTVGELLGGSLITETIFGRNGVGNLVQRSVATQDLPVLQAVVALAAVVFVVVNLVADLVYPLLDPRVRLDASPAPTKEVSA
- a CDS encoding ABC transporter permease, with the protein product MTLTSISTGGEAAPPPAPAAEAGGGPQRRGTRLGPSRARGVLARLRPSVVLSFAVVAVVLAWSVAPTLFTSYDPAVGVTADFFQPPSAAHWFGTDHLGRDVYARVVHGTASSVTSALVAVAIGLLVGGFVGLLAGFLGGLVDVVLARFVDVLLAIPSFLLAVVVVSALGFETINAAIATGVSAVAVFARVMRAEVLRTRSSVFVEAASVLGANRWQVLTRHVLPNASRSVLQLAVLQFGLSILVIAGLAFLGYGDPPPASDWGLLISVGKDYPLAPWLVYAPAIVTVATVLSVNRISRWLRTTD
- a CDS encoding acyl-CoA/acyl-ACP dehydrogenase, whose amino-acid sequence is MTTTTAPVRALPVPDLSPAALAAVTAEVATYAAEHDRSGAVPLPGLEVVHRAGLLTATVGTAHGGPGLGPRDAARILTAVGQGDASVALIVANTLNAHAAQSERPHWPAEAYDDLLCRSLAGPAPVNAIRAEPELGAPARGGLPATTARRTDDGWELSGHKAYATGGTALAYHVVWAVADEPDGDPERPRVGHVLVPADAPGITWIETWDHLGLRASNTHDVVYDRVRVPAASFVEIPRGADGVYRDPAAASGPGSLGHAALYVGVARAARAAFVDFARTRVPAALGRPIATTERIQAVAGEVDVLVVQAETLLHGALLRLEAGDTTIVPELSGIKVAIARSVVAAVQTAVAALGNPALSRHGSLERHLRDVLCVRVHPPQEDSALLAAGRRVLGV
- a CDS encoding ABC transporter ATP-binding protein, which produces MAPHDRLTTLLDEPATATPPDVPPVLAVEGLTISYGGTQVVHGVDLAIGRGQSLALIGESGSGKSTIARALLRLLPEGGRARGRAVFEGVDVLALPERRFRPLRGRSIGFVPQDPGASLNPVRTIGAQGLEAAALLDLDSRAERREAVLETLAQVGLDDPRRVAASYPHELSGGMLQRVLIGLAVLPRPALLVADEPTSALDVTIQKRILDLLSDLQADLGNSLLLITHDLAIAAERADALVVLKDGTVHESGATTEVFAAPSSAYARRLHADVPSLNPDRYADLRAVGERRRRDADATPARIEVAGLTKTFGRGDDALVAVDDVSFSVPAGTTHALVGESGSGKTTTIRLLVGLETPDRGSVEVAGAPVHQHSRAELREARRHLQLVYQNPFTSLDPLWKVERLVREPLDRYGVGTRAERRDRVREAVASVGLSDELLTRRPAALSGGQRQRVAIARALVLHPDVLVLDEPTSALDVSVQADIVQLLLRLQAERGLTYLFVSHDLALVRQLAHTVSVMRHGKVVESGPVAEVFAAPEHDYTRTLLASVPRGAER
- a CDS encoding LLM class flavin-dependent oxidoreductase; the protein is MTAAAPDTLAGPARVPAARATQRLGFNTRVSFSDEAGPAAGLADGVRLFAAAEELGYQAGWAYQRHFDHYLSSPLPFFAAVGQRTERITLGSAVLPMRYQDPVLLAEAAGTTDLLVGGRLELALSAGATASWDGVFGAVEVDARTEARRRLRRFLDAVAGEVLHVVDGEGQGAPVGTPIRVTPHSPGLRGHLRQGVTSAGSAEHAARLGLGLITGTVLTDVPAGHSFGEHQARIIATYRRTWAELHDTPVPPVAVAASVLPGTSAALRERYAAYDHQRRTEGMAASRPAGALTPVQTAALPAGTAISPVHHGDPDAVAAAVLADPGIASADELVLFLPPAFDLAANVRLLRDLATTVAPALGWSPSA